One Centropristis striata isolate RG_2023a ecotype Rhode Island chromosome 22, C.striata_1.0, whole genome shotgun sequence genomic window carries:
- the LOC131960474 gene encoding NXPE family member 3-like isoform X1: protein MTAIMKARVCTRKEFSAIFVFLAVFVFTLLLRNTDNLKEKESPRSRTSSEAGSSDKSQHKVNSTVIVPKVSSEPDMHHSFCTFQPRSPEDALEERLLLDSIAWPETPPLSDPLSLDQTSDPAHSTFTILPGRTGGQWHVGDQLEVMIKMSDFHGRPKKSGGDFLVARLHNQKLGAGVVGQVVDHHNGSYSAVFSLLWEGDAQVEVMLVHPHEAIQVLNRLNSEQPDRIYFKSVFQSGSLSETTFCNVCLRPTQPLCNYTDLRTGEPWFCYKPKKLSCDARINHAMGGFNQDLNANEDKLFQSGVNLKVSIQSSGLAIFIVLPKTKDQSEVKSSIVTSGPSGYYYQSVWRALDGTTVHQFNNASAITQCLKGKVVHMYGDSTVRQFYEYLNTALPDLKEFDLHSPKKAGPYISLDYANNILVTSRFHGPPIRIVVVSTSELRYIANELDGVIGGTNTVVVLGVWAHFGTFPMEIYIRRLQNIRRAVVRLLNRSPGTLVVIRTGNLKALPLPVSLTNSDWHSLQCNNVLKTMFKGLNVHLIDAWEMVLAHHLPHDLHPPPPIIKNMIDVLLSHISSDGPLTLEAPTHAR from the exons ATGACGGCGATCATGAAAGCCAGAGTCTGTACAAGAAAGgagttttctgccatttttgtctttctggcTGTCTTTGTCTTTACCTTGCTGCTACGTAACACAGACAATCTGAAG GAAAAAGAGAGTCCTCGCAGTAGAACTAGCAGTGAGGCAGGGTCCAGTGACAAG TCTCAGCATAAAGTGAACTCCACCGTCATTGTCCCGAAAGTTTCCTCTGAGCCTGACATGCATCACAGCTTCTGCACCTTCCAGCCACGATCCCCTGAGGATGCTCTGGAGGAACGCCTCCTACTAGACTCCATTGCTTGGCCTGAAACTCCACCTCTGTCAGATCCTCTTTCTCTGGATCAGACCAGTGATCCAGCTCACAGCACCTTCACCATTCTCCcagggaggacaggaggacagtgGCATGTCGGCGATCAGCTGGAGGTTATGATCAAAATGTCTGATTTCCATGGCCGTCCCAAGAAGTCTGGGGGGGACTTCTTGGTGGCCCGCCTGCACAATCAGAAGCTTGGTGCAGGTGTGGTTGGGCAGGTGGTGGATCATCACAATGGCAGCTACTCTGCTGTTTTCTCTTTACTCTGGGAAGGAGACGCACAGGTTGAG GTGATGCTGGTTCACCCTCATGAGGCTATTCAAGTGCTGAATAGGTTGAACAGTGAACAGCCTGACAGGATTTACTTCAAAAGTGTCTTCCAATCAGGCTCACTTTCTGAAACTACTTTCTGTAACGTGTGCCTACGTCCAACTCAGCCATTGTGCAACTACACTGACCTCCGTACAGGCGAACCTTGGTTCTGCTACAAGCCAAAAAAGTTGAGTTGTGATGCCAGGATCAACCATGCTATGGGAGGATTCAACCAAGACCTCAATGCCAACGAGGACAAACTCTTTCAAAG TGGTGTTAACTTGAAAGTCTCCATACAATCTTCAGGACTGGCCATTTTCATAGTTTTGCCAAAAACGAAAG ATCAATCAGAAGTAAAGAGCAGCATTGTGACATCTGGACCCTCTGGCTATTACTACCAGAGTGTGTGGCGAGCACTAGATGGCACCACAGTTCACCAATTCAACAACGCCTCTGCCATCACTCAGTGTCTGAAAGGCAAAGTGGTCCACATGTATGGAGACTCCACTGTCAGGCAGTTTTATGAATACCTCAACACAGCACTACCAG ATCTTAAGGAGTTTGACCTGCACAGCCCAAAAAAAGCTGGACCTTACATTTCCTTGGACTATGCAAACAACATCTTGGTGACGTCCCGCTTCCATGGTCCTCCGATCCGTATCGTTGTTGTCTCAACCAGTGAGCTTCGATATATTGCCAATGAACTGGATGGTGTCATCGGAGGCACCAACACTGTTGTAGTTCTTGGCGTCTGGGCTCACTTTGGCACTTTCCCCATGGAGATCTACATCCGGCGGCTGCAGAACATCCGCAGGGCGGTGGTGCGGCTGCTGAACAGGTCTCCAGGTACACTGGTCGTTATCCGTACAGGAAACCTCAAAGCTTTGCCGCTTCCTGTGTCATTAACCAACAGTGACTGGCATTCACTGCAGTGTAACAATGTGCTGAAAACCATGTTCAAAGGACTGAATGTTCATCTGATTGATGCCTGGGAGATGGTCCTCGCCCACCACCTGCCGCACGACCTCCACCCACCGCCTCCCATTATTAAGAATATGATTGACGTTCTCTTGTCACACATAAGTAGTGATGGTCCGCTGACACTTGAAGCTCCGACACATGCGCGGTAG
- the LOC131960474 gene encoding NXPE family member 3-like isoform X2 codes for MTAIMKARVCTRKEFSAIFVFLAVFVFTLLLRNTDNLKSQHKVNSTVIVPKVSSEPDMHHSFCTFQPRSPEDALEERLLLDSIAWPETPPLSDPLSLDQTSDPAHSTFTILPGRTGGQWHVGDQLEVMIKMSDFHGRPKKSGGDFLVARLHNQKLGAGVVGQVVDHHNGSYSAVFSLLWEGDAQVEVMLVHPHEAIQVLNRLNSEQPDRIYFKSVFQSGSLSETTFCNVCLRPTQPLCNYTDLRTGEPWFCYKPKKLSCDARINHAMGGFNQDLNANEDKLFQSGVNLKVSIQSSGLAIFIVLPKTKDQSEVKSSIVTSGPSGYYYQSVWRALDGTTVHQFNNASAITQCLKGKVVHMYGDSTVRQFYEYLNTALPDLKEFDLHSPKKAGPYISLDYANNILVTSRFHGPPIRIVVVSTSELRYIANELDGVIGGTNTVVVLGVWAHFGTFPMEIYIRRLQNIRRAVVRLLNRSPGTLVVIRTGNLKALPLPVSLTNSDWHSLQCNNVLKTMFKGLNVHLIDAWEMVLAHHLPHDLHPPPPIIKNMIDVLLSHISSDGPLTLEAPTHAR; via the exons ATGACGGCGATCATGAAAGCCAGAGTCTGTACAAGAAAGgagttttctgccatttttgtctttctggcTGTCTTTGTCTTTACCTTGCTGCTACGTAACACAGACAATCTGAAG TCTCAGCATAAAGTGAACTCCACCGTCATTGTCCCGAAAGTTTCCTCTGAGCCTGACATGCATCACAGCTTCTGCACCTTCCAGCCACGATCCCCTGAGGATGCTCTGGAGGAACGCCTCCTACTAGACTCCATTGCTTGGCCTGAAACTCCACCTCTGTCAGATCCTCTTTCTCTGGATCAGACCAGTGATCCAGCTCACAGCACCTTCACCATTCTCCcagggaggacaggaggacagtgGCATGTCGGCGATCAGCTGGAGGTTATGATCAAAATGTCTGATTTCCATGGCCGTCCCAAGAAGTCTGGGGGGGACTTCTTGGTGGCCCGCCTGCACAATCAGAAGCTTGGTGCAGGTGTGGTTGGGCAGGTGGTGGATCATCACAATGGCAGCTACTCTGCTGTTTTCTCTTTACTCTGGGAAGGAGACGCACAGGTTGAG GTGATGCTGGTTCACCCTCATGAGGCTATTCAAGTGCTGAATAGGTTGAACAGTGAACAGCCTGACAGGATTTACTTCAAAAGTGTCTTCCAATCAGGCTCACTTTCTGAAACTACTTTCTGTAACGTGTGCCTACGTCCAACTCAGCCATTGTGCAACTACACTGACCTCCGTACAGGCGAACCTTGGTTCTGCTACAAGCCAAAAAAGTTGAGTTGTGATGCCAGGATCAACCATGCTATGGGAGGATTCAACCAAGACCTCAATGCCAACGAGGACAAACTCTTTCAAAG TGGTGTTAACTTGAAAGTCTCCATACAATCTTCAGGACTGGCCATTTTCATAGTTTTGCCAAAAACGAAAG ATCAATCAGAAGTAAAGAGCAGCATTGTGACATCTGGACCCTCTGGCTATTACTACCAGAGTGTGTGGCGAGCACTAGATGGCACCACAGTTCACCAATTCAACAACGCCTCTGCCATCACTCAGTGTCTGAAAGGCAAAGTGGTCCACATGTATGGAGACTCCACTGTCAGGCAGTTTTATGAATACCTCAACACAGCACTACCAG ATCTTAAGGAGTTTGACCTGCACAGCCCAAAAAAAGCTGGACCTTACATTTCCTTGGACTATGCAAACAACATCTTGGTGACGTCCCGCTTCCATGGTCCTCCGATCCGTATCGTTGTTGTCTCAACCAGTGAGCTTCGATATATTGCCAATGAACTGGATGGTGTCATCGGAGGCACCAACACTGTTGTAGTTCTTGGCGTCTGGGCTCACTTTGGCACTTTCCCCATGGAGATCTACATCCGGCGGCTGCAGAACATCCGCAGGGCGGTGGTGCGGCTGCTGAACAGGTCTCCAGGTACACTGGTCGTTATCCGTACAGGAAACCTCAAAGCTTTGCCGCTTCCTGTGTCATTAACCAACAGTGACTGGCATTCACTGCAGTGTAACAATGTGCTGAAAACCATGTTCAAAGGACTGAATGTTCATCTGATTGATGCCTGGGAGATGGTCCTCGCCCACCACCTGCCGCACGACCTCCACCCACCGCCTCCCATTATTAAGAATATGATTGACGTTCTCTTGTCACACATAAGTAGTGATGGTCCGCTGACACTTGAAGCTCCGACACATGCGCGGTAG